A genomic segment from Bacteroidia bacterium encodes:
- a CDS encoding MFS transporter yields the protein MPVLDKSNSVSGPSGTGGLMILISVFFFWGFVAASNTILIPVFREHFELSQWEAMFVDVAFYIAYTAGSLIYMVLSLVRKRDLINEIGYRNGIALGLFISALGTLLFYPAAQSSSFPLMLTGLFVVGLGFSLQQTAANPLAINLGDPKKGAQRLSLAGGINNIGTTIGPVLVSFAIFGALDPGAKLESLESVKGPYLILGAAFILVALFFKFSSLPDYPPAEAETGEQKQEGHVIRNPQVWMGMIAIFVYVGVEVATAANLPEFMKQKLGVPTEGVAPYVSLFWASLMIGRWTGAVGAMELKPVIKLILRFILPYAAFGIFLLVNFIGGADLTPFYYYFAVIPLVIFAEVLSKGSPARQLMIFSFLGISALLVGMLGSGMVSVYAFISVGLFCSTLWPCIFTLAIAGLGKKTNDASSFLIMMIMGGGWISLAQGSLADTNVGIQWSYFVGVGCFVYLLFYGFSARTILKQKGIDYESGTGSGH from the coding sequence ATGCCGGTGTTGGATAAAAGCAATTCAGTTTCAGGCCCTTCCGGAACCGGGGGGCTGATGATCCTGATTTCAGTATTTTTCTTTTGGGGTTTTGTAGCCGCCAGTAATACCATTCTTATTCCTGTCTTCCGTGAGCACTTCGAGCTCAGCCAGTGGGAAGCTATGTTCGTGGATGTGGCATTCTATATTGCCTATACCGCGGGTTCGCTGATTTATATGGTGCTGTCGCTGGTGCGTAAACGAGACCTGATCAATGAAATAGGTTACAGGAACGGCATCGCACTGGGGCTTTTTATTTCTGCGTTGGGTACACTTCTGTTTTACCCTGCCGCTCAGTCTTCTTCCTTTCCCCTGATGCTAACCGGATTGTTTGTGGTAGGCCTTGGTTTTTCTCTTCAGCAAACTGCAGCTAATCCTCTTGCCATCAATCTCGGAGATCCTAAAAAAGGTGCGCAGCGACTCAGTCTCGCGGGCGGGATCAACAATATTGGCACAACCATCGGTCCCGTACTTGTTTCGTTCGCTATTTTCGGCGCTCTTGACCCCGGTGCGAAGCTCGAGAGCCTGGAATCGGTAAAGGGGCCTTACCTGATCCTTGGAGCAGCCTTCATCCTGGTGGCCTTGTTTTTTAAATTCTCTTCTTTGCCCGATTATCCTCCGGCGGAAGCAGAAACAGGAGAGCAGAAACAGGAAGGCCATGTGATTCGTAATCCGCAGGTTTGGATGGGCATGATCGCCATTTTTGTTTATGTGGGAGTGGAGGTAGCCACCGCAGCCAACCTGCCTGAATTCATGAAACAGAAACTGGGCGTTCCCACGGAGGGAGTTGCTCCCTACGTGTCTTTGTTCTGGGCCAGTCTGATGATCGGACGTTGGACGGGCGCAGTGGGTGCCATGGAATTGAAACCGGTAATAAAACTCATCCTGCGGTTTATATTACCCTACGCAGCGTTTGGAATTTTCCTGCTGGTCAATTTCATCGGCGGCGCAGATCTCACTCCGTTTTATTATTATTTCGCAGTGATTCCTCTCGTGATCTTTGCGGAGGTACTTAGTAAAGGAAGCCCAGCCCGGCAACTCATGATCTTTTCGTTTCTCGGTATTTCCGCATTGCTTGTAGGTATGCTGGGAAGCGGTATGGTGAGCGTGTATGCGTTTATCTCAGTGGGATTATTCTGTTCCACTTTGTGGCCCTGCATTTTTACCCTGGCCATTGCAGGCCTCGGCAAAAAGACAAATGACGCGTCGTCTTTTCTGATCATGATGATTATGGGAGGAGGCTGGATATCCCTGGCACAGGGAAGCCTTGCCGATACAAACGTGGGAATCCAGTGGAGTTATTTTGTCGGTGTGGGATGTTTTGTTTATCTTCTCTTCTATGGGTTCAGCGCCAGAACCATCCTGAAACAAAAAGGTATTGACTATGAAAGCGGTACTGGCAGCGGGCATTGA
- a CDS encoding ribonuclease HII, which produces MPLKGNSLTGVAEAGCDEAGRGCLAGPVVAAAVILPDDTDIEGLNDSKQLRPAKREELKTQIEKKARAWAVAFVHPAEIDEINILNASFLAMHRALDQLKIVPDSLLIDGNRFNPYRNIPHRCIVKGDASYLSIAAASILAKTYRDEYMEKIGREYPGYNWKQNKGYPTTDHREAIRALGSCIYHRKSFTLLPPQLKLDL; this is translated from the coding sequence ATGCCGCTGAAAGGAAATAGTCTGACCGGGGTGGCTGAAGCCGGCTGTGATGAAGCAGGCCGGGGTTGCCTGGCAGGTCCGGTAGTGGCGGCGGCGGTTATACTTCCCGATGATACGGACATTGAGGGTCTGAACGATTCCAAACAACTTCGTCCGGCAAAAAGAGAAGAACTAAAAACTCAAATCGAAAAAAAGGCAAGGGCCTGGGCGGTTGCCTTCGTTCATCCCGCGGAAATTGACGAAATCAACATTCTGAATGCCTCCTTTCTGGCCATGCACCGGGCCCTGGATCAGCTGAAAATAGTGCCCGATAGTCTATTGATAGACGGCAATCGTTTCAACCCTTACAGAAATATTCCCCACCGGTGCATCGTAAAAGGCGACGCATCCTACCTGTCGATTGCAGCCGCTTCAATTCTTGCAAAAACGTACCGCGACGAATACATGGAAAAGATTGGCCGCGAGTACCCGGGATACAACTGGAAACAAAACAAAGGTTATCCAACAACGGACCACCGCGAAGCCATTCGTGCCCTTGGCTCCTGCATTTATCACAGAAAAAGTTTCACACTGTTACCACCCCAACTTAAACTTGATCTGTAG
- a CDS encoding oligosaccharide flippase family protein, translating into MQKKFLSNLALLLALNLLIKTYWVLGIDTQVQKSVGTADYGLYFALFNFSFLLNILLDVGITNFNNKNIAQNNHLLTKHFSSLTVLKFLLAVVYILVTAVCGWVIGYDERLMRLLLWLGFNQFLISLIMYLRSNLAGLHLFRTDAVISVLDRSIMILLCLGLLYGGWVEEMDIMYYVYAQTAGYILTAAVTFFIVVSKTHSLRLKWSLPFSVMILKKSFPFAVLVLLMTFYNRIDTVMLERMLPEGKGAYESGIYAQGYRFLDATNMIAFLFSGLLLPIFSRMIKYKESVEQLVKLSFTILITPALVIGAGCFFYQADIMEAIYGKVHVREAEPVFATLMACFIPISTTYIFGTLLTANGNLRQMNIMAATGMGVNITLNLLLIPSLSSYGSALASLITQSLSALAQVLIVQRFFRFQVNKRLLGTLVVYAAGVVGINYFSKMIHPDWRVNFCTMLVSCVLWAFLTGLITIKGIFRVIKYG; encoded by the coding sequence ATGCAGAAGAAGTTCCTTTCCAATCTTGCCTTACTGCTGGCGCTGAACCTTCTTATCAAGACCTACTGGGTACTGGGGATAGATACGCAGGTCCAGAAGTCTGTGGGTACGGCAGATTACGGACTTTATTTCGCCCTTTTCAACTTTTCCTTTCTTCTGAACATCCTGCTCGATGTTGGGATCACCAATTTCAACAATAAGAATATCGCACAGAATAACCATCTCCTCACCAAGCATTTTTCAAGCTTAACGGTGCTGAAATTTCTGCTGGCGGTTGTATATATCCTTGTTACTGCGGTGTGCGGATGGGTGATCGGGTATGATGAAAGACTCATGCGCCTGCTGCTCTGGCTGGGATTCAACCAGTTTCTGATCTCCCTTATTATGTACCTCCGGTCGAACCTGGCCGGACTGCACCTCTTCCGTACGGATGCCGTGATCTCCGTTTTGGACCGGAGTATAATGATTCTGCTGTGTCTTGGACTGCTCTACGGCGGATGGGTTGAAGAGATGGATATAATGTATTATGTGTACGCCCAAACGGCTGGTTATATTCTCACTGCCGCGGTTACTTTCTTCATCGTGGTAAGTAAAACGCATTCCCTTCGGCTGAAATGGAGTCTCCCGTTTTCTGTGATGATCCTGAAAAAGAGTTTTCCTTTTGCTGTGCTCGTGCTGCTGATGACTTTTTATAACCGGATTGATACGGTGATGCTGGAACGAATGCTTCCGGAAGGAAAAGGTGCTTATGAGTCCGGGATCTATGCGCAGGGATACCGTTTTTTAGATGCTACGAATATGATCGCGTTCCTTTTTTCGGGATTGCTGTTGCCTATTTTTTCGCGAATGATCAAATACAAAGAGTCCGTTGAACAACTCGTGAAACTCTCCTTCACTATACTGATTACTCCTGCACTGGTCATCGGAGCGGGCTGCTTTTTTTACCAGGCCGATATTATGGAAGCAATATACGGGAAGGTGCATGTCAGGGAAGCGGAGCCGGTCTTCGCAACGCTGATGGCCTGTTTTATCCCTATTTCCACCACCTATATCTTCGGCACACTGCTTACAGCGAACGGGAACCTCCGGCAAATGAACATCATGGCGGCTACGGGGATGGGTGTCAATATCACGCTTAATCTTCTGCTCATCCCTTCTCTGAGTTCTTACGGATCGGCCCTCGCAAGTCTTATTACCCAAAGTCTCTCTGCTTTGGCACAGGTACTCATTGTTCAGAGATTCTTCCGATTTCAGGTGAATAAGAGACTGCTCGGAACGCTGGTAGTGTATGCTGCAGGTGTGGTTGGTATCAATTATTTTTCTAAAATGATACACCCCGATTGGCGCGTTAATTTTTGTACTATGCTGGTATCCTGTGTGTTATGGGCATTTCTGACAGGACTTATTACCATCAAGGGCATATTCCGCGTAATAAAATACGGCTGA
- the efp gene encoding elongation factor P: MADTGDVSIGTFIRFNNEICQILEYQHRTPGNLRAFYQAKMRNLKSGKLVENRFRSGEPVEIVRVEFKEMQYIYPENELVVVMDNDTYEQVYLNKSMFGNSIQFLKEGMTVKVAFEGENPILAEPPTFVELTVTYCEPGVKGDTATNTLKPATLETGAVVNVPLFVNTGDKIRIDTRTFSYMERVK, encoded by the coding sequence ATGGCCGATACCGGAGATGTAAGCATCGGAACCTTCATCCGATTTAATAATGAGATCTGTCAGATCCTTGAATACCAACACAGGACTCCCGGAAACCTTAGGGCCTTTTACCAGGCGAAAATGCGGAACCTTAAGTCAGGCAAACTGGTAGAAAACCGCTTTCGTTCCGGGGAACCGGTAGAAATAGTCCGGGTGGAATTCAAAGAAATGCAGTACATCTATCCCGAGAATGAGCTTGTTGTAGTAATGGATAATGACACTTATGAGCAGGTTTACCTGAATAAGTCCATGTTCGGAAACAGTATTCAGTTCCTGAAAGAGGGGATGACGGTAAAGGTGGCGTTCGAAGGAGAGAATCCCATTCTTGCAGAGCCTCCCACCTTTGTGGAGCTGACCGTTACGTACTGTGAGCCCGGCGTAAAAGGCGACACGGCTACTAACACGTTAAAGCCGGCCACGCTGGAAACGGGAGCAGTGGTTAATGTGCCCTTATTTGTAAATACAGGAGACAAGATCCGTATAGATACCAGGACCTTTTCTTACATGGAACGGGTAAAGTAA
- a CDS encoding ROK family protein, which yields MKAVLAAGIDIGGTNTVFGLVDSHGKIHARGSIATNRFTDPEAFTKEVATAIHSILPAEVRLLGVGIGAPSGNFFSGSIEYAPNMPWKGVIPLASYFSRELGCPSWLTNDANAAAIGEMLFGAARGKKDFIFVTLGTGLGSGIVVNGELVYGHDGMAGELGHVTVIRNGRLCGCGKYGCLETYCSATGLVITYKELKKLEKVDGIDAKYIYTKAMEGEAGAAEAFSFTGRILGEALANAVAFTSPNAIYLFGGLAKAGDLILHPTLESFEKNLLHIYRNKVTIHWSGLPGADAAILGAASLVYKELESH from the coding sequence ATGAAAGCGGTACTGGCAGCGGGCATTGATATTGGCGGCACGAACACCGTATTCGGTTTGGTGGATTCCCACGGAAAGATCCATGCCCGCGGAAGTATTGCAACAAACCGGTTTACAGATCCCGAAGCGTTTACCAAGGAAGTAGCGACGGCTATTCACAGTATCCTGCCGGCGGAGGTAAGGTTGCTTGGTGTTGGTATAGGGGCTCCCAGCGGAAATTTCTTCTCGGGATCTATCGAGTACGCACCAAATATGCCCTGGAAAGGGGTGATCCCGCTGGCCTCTTATTTTTCAAGAGAATTGGGCTGCCCTTCATGGCTTACCAATGATGCCAATGCCGCAGCCATAGGAGAGATGTTGTTCGGTGCTGCAAGAGGTAAAAAGGATTTCATTTTCGTGACGCTGGGTACCGGGTTAGGCAGCGGAATTGTTGTGAATGGGGAACTGGTATATGGGCATGATGGTATGGCCGGCGAACTCGGGCATGTCACCGTTATACGCAATGGGAGGTTATGTGGATGCGGTAAATATGGTTGCCTTGAGACGTATTGTTCAGCCACGGGGCTTGTTATAACCTATAAGGAGCTGAAAAAACTGGAGAAGGTGGACGGGATCGACGCTAAATATATTTACACTAAAGCGATGGAAGGAGAGGCCGGGGCTGCAGAAGCATTCTCCTTTACGGGAAGAATTCTTGGTGAGGCCCTGGCCAATGCGGTGGCTTTTACATCTCCCAATGCCATCTACCTTTTTGGTGGTCTTGCAAAGGCAGGTGATCTGATCCTGCATCCAACGCTCGAAAGCTTTGAAAAAAATCTGCTGCATATTTACAGGAATAAAGTTACCATTCACTGGTCAGGACTTCCGGGTGCCGATGCCGCCATACTCGGCGCAGCATCACTGGTTTATAAGGAACTGGAGAGCCACTGA
- a CDS encoding UDP-3-O-(3-hydroxymyristoyl)glucosamine N-acyltransferase, with amino-acid sequence MKFSRLHTLKEIAELLGAEAVGDPGHPVTGLNEIHCVEEGDVVFVDHPKYYGKALNCAATTVLINAKMQAPAGKALLVVKDPFSAFNRLITHFKPVYPPQKEMIAPSAKVGEDSVIMPGVFLGNGVTIGRGCLIHSGVVIYENCHLGDHVIIHSGTVIGADAFYFKKRESHFEKLISCGRVIIEDDVEIGALCSVDRGVTADTIVGRGTKIDNHVQIGHDTVTGEMCLMASQVGISGVVKVGNRVTIWGQAGVSSDITIADGAVVLAQSGVGMNLEAGKSYFGTPAGDAREKMRELAQVKRIPEILEKLKRLKAD; translated from the coding sequence GTGAAATTCTCCAGGCTTCATACACTCAAAGAGATCGCGGAGCTGCTGGGAGCGGAGGCGGTGGGAGATCCCGGTCATCCGGTAACAGGGCTCAATGAAATACATTGTGTGGAGGAAGGCGATGTAGTTTTCGTTGACCATCCGAAATATTACGGTAAGGCACTCAACTGTGCAGCCACCACCGTACTGATCAACGCTAAAATGCAGGCACCGGCAGGAAAAGCATTGCTGGTAGTGAAGGATCCATTCAGTGCCTTTAATCGCTTGATCACTCATTTCAAACCCGTGTATCCGCCGCAGAAAGAGATGATCGCACCCTCAGCCAAGGTGGGAGAAGATTCCGTTATTATGCCGGGAGTATTTCTTGGGAATGGAGTTACCATAGGACGCGGTTGCCTGATCCATTCCGGTGTGGTGATCTATGAAAACTGTCATCTGGGGGATCATGTGATCATTCACTCCGGCACTGTAATTGGCGCAGACGCATTTTATTTTAAAAAGCGGGAATCACATTTTGAAAAGCTGATCTCCTGCGGGAGGGTCATCATTGAGGATGATGTAGAGATCGGGGCGCTTTGTTCTGTAGACAGGGGTGTTACCGCAGATACTATTGTAGGAAGAGGAACCAAGATAGACAATCACGTTCAGATCGGGCACGACACTGTAACCGGTGAGATGTGCCTGATGGCTTCACAGGTAGGAATTTCAGGTGTGGTGAAAGTAGGAAACAGGGTTACGATCTGGGGACAAGCCGGCGTTTCCAGCGACATTACGATAGCCGACGGAGCAGTGGTTCTTGCCCAGTCCGGTGTTGGAATGAATCTGGAAGCCGGAAAGAGTTATTTTGGGACACCGGCCGGTGATGCGCGTGAGAAAATGCGCGAACTGGCACAGGTGAAGCGCATTCCTGAAATCCTCGAAAAACTCAAGCGGCTGAAAGCAGACTGA
- a CDS encoding O-antigen ligase family protein, with protein MTEQIKLKWLYLIGGIFILINTYFIAYEFFWLNLLPGVFLVVMLALFSMDKLLYMVVFFTPLSITLKDVKDFGVALSVPTEPLLFGITLIFVFRYLYEGYLDRRVVRHPVTIAILFYLGWMLVTCVTSEMPLVSLKHFAAKLWFIIPFYFLAIQLFREKENINKYLWAYLLSFTIVILYTLINHAQGGFREQPAHVAMTPFYNDHTSYGAMLAMFFPLLFVLVQWSTFTRTQRLFAWMLLVLFAVALVFSYTRAAWVSLAGALLVFLVLWFRIKLFTIGLGAIAGLALLVTFQDRIFMRLEKNKKASSTDFTEHIQSISNISTDASNMERINRWQSALRMFRERPFFGWGPGTYMFQYAPFQFSYEKTYISTNMGDRGNAHSEYIGPLAESGVLGMLSFVMIGVAAIWKGVSLFKRMNRGVYRNLIIALLLGLITYFVHGALNNFLDTDKASAPFWGFMAILVAWEVYHQPGSEETGAE; from the coding sequence ATGACAGAACAAATCAAGCTGAAATGGCTGTACCTTATCGGGGGAATTTTCATCCTGATCAATACCTATTTCATCGCCTACGAATTCTTCTGGCTCAACTTACTTCCGGGTGTTTTTCTTGTAGTAATGCTGGCGCTTTTCTCTATGGACAAGCTGCTTTACATGGTTGTCTTCTTTACACCGCTATCCATCACACTCAAAGATGTAAAGGACTTTGGAGTGGCTCTCTCCGTGCCTACAGAACCTTTGCTGTTCGGGATCACACTGATTTTTGTTTTCCGATACCTTTATGAAGGATACCTGGACCGCCGGGTGGTGCGGCATCCGGTGACTATTGCCATCCTGTTTTATCTTGGATGGATGCTGGTCACCTGCGTTACGTCTGAAATGCCGCTGGTATCGTTAAAGCATTTTGCCGCCAAACTTTGGTTTATTATCCCCTTTTACTTTTTAGCGATTCAGTTGTTCCGCGAGAAGGAAAACATCAACAAGTACCTATGGGCCTATCTTTTGTCCTTTACCATCGTGATTCTATACACACTCATCAATCACGCACAGGGCGGATTCCGCGAACAACCGGCTCACGTGGCGATGACGCCTTTTTATAACGACCATACATCCTACGGGGCCATGCTCGCCATGTTTTTTCCGTTGCTGTTCGTTTTAGTTCAATGGAGCACATTTACACGCACCCAGCGCCTTTTTGCATGGATGCTCCTTGTTCTTTTTGCCGTAGCACTCGTTTTCTCCTATACGCGCGCCGCATGGGTGAGCCTGGCTGGCGCACTTTTGGTTTTTCTGGTGCTGTGGTTCAGAATTAAATTGTTCACAATAGGTCTTGGGGCCATAGCGGGTCTTGCCTTGCTGGTTACGTTTCAGGACAGGATTTTTATGCGGCTGGAAAAGAATAAGAAAGCTTCTTCAACAGATTTTACCGAACATATTCAGTCTATTTCAAATATTTCTACAGACGCATCCAACATGGAAAGGATCAACCGGTGGCAGTCGGCCCTCCGGATGTTCCGCGAGCGGCCTTTCTTTGGCTGGGGCCCGGGAACATATATGTTTCAGTATGCTCCGTTTCAGTTTTCCTATGAGAAAACCTACATCTCCACCAATATGGGTGACCGGGGAAATGCACACAGCGAATACATCGGACCGCTTGCAGAATCCGGTGTTTTAGGCATGTTATCCTTTGTGATGATTGGGGTGGCGGCGATTTGGAAAGGGGTGAGTTTGTTCAAGAGAATGAACAGGGGAGTGTACCGAAACCTGATCATAGCGTTATTGCTGGGATTGATCACTTATTTTGTTCACGGTGCGCTCAACAACTTTCTGGACACAGATAAAGCCTCTGCACCCTTCTGGGGCTTTATGGCAATTCTTGTCGCATGGGAAGTTTACCACCAGCCGGGTTCAGAAGAAACGGGCGCTGAATAA
- a CDS encoding PP2C family protein-serine/threonine phosphatase, which translates to MATPSHKSFSRSQLMEIKLSSLLQVTKAINNNFSTNELLEIFEKVVREQLNIGRLVLLSHDGSWKTLISFGVDKVPEFDVDQKLGGIEGITFTNIFDETAKQHSDAVVPVFHKSSPLAYVLIGDINEQELEMSPIIKHLPFIQTLTNIIVVAVENKKLFKENLKQAAITKELELASEMQNMLFPSSLPSDKNMDIAAFYLPHRQVGGDYYDFIRLNENEVAFCMADVSGKGVAAALLMSNFQANLRILLRHMNSLTDLVRELNAIVMDNAKGEKFITFFIARYNQVTKMLNYINAGHNPPVLLSGNTTTLLRTGCTGLGMLDEIPRIREGLVHLQPPSTVVCYTDGVVEVENNSGVEFGTGSLEQVMMNHRDLSMEELNAMIIKKLDVFRESQSYIDDITLFSARFF; encoded by the coding sequence ATGGCTACTCCCTCCCATAAGTCGTTTTCCCGTTCCCAGCTGATGGAGATCAAGCTCAGTTCGCTGCTTCAAGTTACCAAAGCCATTAATAACAATTTCTCAACGAATGAGTTGTTGGAGATCTTCGAGAAAGTGGTCAGGGAACAACTCAACATCGGCCGGCTTGTACTGCTCAGCCATGATGGATCCTGGAAAACGCTTATCTCTTTCGGGGTTGACAAGGTTCCTGAATTTGATGTGGATCAAAAGCTGGGAGGAATAGAGGGAATTACATTTACCAACATTTTCGATGAAACCGCAAAGCAGCATTCTGATGCTGTGGTTCCCGTGTTTCACAAATCTTCTCCGCTGGCCTACGTACTCATCGGCGATATCAATGAGCAGGAGCTGGAAATGAGTCCCATTATCAAGCATCTGCCGTTCATACAAACGCTCACCAACATTATTGTGGTAGCGGTAGAAAACAAAAAACTATTTAAAGAAAATCTGAAGCAGGCGGCCATCACAAAGGAGCTGGAACTTGCATCAGAAATGCAGAACATGCTTTTCCCGTCCAGCCTTCCATCGGACAAGAACATGGATATCGCAGCCTTTTACCTTCCGCACCGTCAGGTAGGAGGCGATTATTATGATTTTATCCGTTTGAATGAGAATGAAGTTGCCTTCTGTATGGCCGACGTATCCGGTAAAGGAGTGGCAGCTGCCCTGCTCATGTCGAATTTTCAGGCCAACCTGCGTATTTTATTGAGGCATATGAATTCACTCACCGATCTTGTACGCGAACTGAACGCGATTGTTATGGATAATGCGAAGGGAGAAAAGTTTATCACCTTTTTTATCGCGCGTTATAATCAGGTGACAAAAATGCTGAACTACATCAACGCAGGTCATAATCCGCCGGTGTTGCTGAGCGGAAACACAACTACGCTGCTCAGAACCGGATGCACCGGACTGGGCATGCTGGATGAAATTCCGCGCATCCGCGAAGGGCTCGTTCACCTTCAGCCCCCCAGCACGGTGGTTTGTTATACAGACGGGGTGGTAGAAGTGGAAAACAACAGTGGTGTGGAATTCGGTACCGGCTCTCTGGAACAGGTGATGATGAATCACCGAGACCTGAGCATGGAAGAACTGAATGCCATGATCATTAAAAAACTGGACGTCTTCCGGGAATCCCAGTCCTACATTGATGATATCACCTTATTCAGCGCCCGTTTCTTCTGA
- a CDS encoding glycosyltransferase family 4 protein, producing the protein MKIMVNTRLLLHNQMEGMGIFTHELLRRLVCNHPEHEFIFVFDRNPDARFRYADNVRLISSFPPARHPFLWYIWLRFTLPFLLRKWKPDVFFSPDGFLPIGTRVPCVNVIHDINFEYRQDLLPSNVMAFYKKYFPRFARESTQLVTVSEFSAKTLEEKYGIPATGIAVVSNAAGPQFMRAGQEAQQQIRQKYTNGNPYFLYLGSLNPRKNLTNLLTAYEQFAAESDHDVQLLIAGVPMHGTNTLAIEKRIKTNPRIHFIGRVTEAELPAVYSAALALVYIPLFEGFGIPVIEAMQCGTPVITSSVTSLPETAGGAALLADPQRPDDIAQKMKQLYSDPGLRQDLSGAGLKNASRFSWNQSADVLWKLITDAAERK; encoded by the coding sequence ATGAAGATCATGGTGAATACCCGGCTGTTGTTGCATAATCAGATGGAAGGGATGGGTATTTTCACCCATGAGTTACTCCGCCGCCTTGTGTGCAATCATCCGGAACATGAATTTATTTTTGTTTTCGACCGTAATCCTGACGCCCGTTTCCGCTATGCGGACAATGTTCGTCTGATTTCCTCCTTCCCTCCTGCCCGGCATCCATTTCTTTGGTATATCTGGCTCCGGTTTACACTGCCCTTTCTACTACGCAAATGGAAACCGGATGTCTTTTTTTCACCGGACGGTTTTCTTCCGATTGGCACCAGGGTTCCCTGTGTGAACGTGATCCATGATATCAATTTCGAGTATCGCCAGGACTTGCTCCCATCGAATGTAATGGCATTCTACAAAAAATACTTTCCCCGTTTTGCCAGAGAATCCACGCAACTGGTAACTGTTTCCGAATTCAGCGCAAAAACACTGGAGGAGAAATACGGCATACCCGCAACCGGCATAGCTGTAGTTTCTAACGCAGCCGGACCGCAGTTTATGCGCGCCGGTCAGGAGGCACAACAGCAAATCCGGCAGAAATACACGAATGGAAACCCTTACTTTCTGTACCTGGGATCCCTGAATCCCAGAAAAAACCTCACTAACCTCCTTACAGCTTATGAACAATTTGCTGCTGAAAGCGACCATGATGTACAGTTGCTCATTGCCGGTGTGCCTATGCACGGAACGAACACGCTTGCCATAGAAAAAAGAATAAAAACGAATCCGCGGATCCATTTCATAGGAAGGGTCACAGAAGCTGAACTTCCCGCGGTGTACAGTGCAGCCCTTGCGCTGGTTTACATTCCGCTATTCGAAGGGTTCGGAATTCCGGTGATAGAAGCCATGCAGTGCGGAACACCGGTGATCACTTCATCTGTGACCAGTTTGCCCGAAACGGCCGGCGGTGCCGCTTTACTCGCAGATCCACAGCGTCCGGATGACATTGCTCAAAAAATGAAACAACTTTATTCCGATCCGGGGCTGCGCCAGGATCTCTCAGGGGCGGGACTCAAAAACGCTTCCCGCTTTTCCTGGAATCAAAGTGCAGACGTCCTATGGAAACTAATTACCGATGCCGCTGAAAGGAAATAG